Below is a genomic region from Hippea sp. KM1.
TGTTGAGGAAGGGTCGAGTAAGATACTGGTGCCGGGTGAGAAGAGCGAGGATATAGGGGTTGAGAAAAGCATAAACAGTTCTGTTTCGCCAATTTGTTTTGATTTTATGGGTGAGCCTGTTTATGACAACGGGAGCAAAATAACGGACAATACAACGATTATAATTGATGGTAAAAAGGTCATCATAACACCAATTGCAGGCGGTGTGATTCTAAATGATTAAAAACAAAGAGGGTTTTACACTTATTGAGATAATACTTGCCATAGTTGTGTTTTCTATTGGTGTGGTGGGTGTTATGGTCGTTTTTTATAATACATTGGGCAGAACATCTGATCCGATTATCAGACATAGGGCTGTAGAGGTTGCCCAGTCCGTTATGGATGAGATACTATCAAGAAAGTTCGATAACGATACACCAAACGGTGGAGGCGTTATTCCTCCAAATAAAATCAATATAGGGAAAGAGAGCAATGACGGTAGTGGCA
It encodes:
- a CDS encoding type II secretion system protein, with amino-acid sequence MIKNKEGFTLIEIILAIVVFSIGVVGVMVVFYNTLGRTSDPIIRHRAVEVAQSVMDEILSRKFDNDTPNGGGVIPPNKINIGKESNDGSGTETFDDVDDFNGLSCTTGSNGCFPDVTPGYHVEVTVQCVKLNGNSVEVASCPENFKLITVKVKSKGLNETYTLKALKGNF
- a CDS encoding prepilin-type N-terminal cleavage/methylation domain-containing protein, with the protein product MKSGFTLIELIIVIVLIGILSIVVGPKIFTGGYKEKADQIKFATIVRYAQHEAMVRGGGVCVGFNGSSYYVEEGSSKILVPGEKSEDIGVEKSINSSVSPICFDFMGEPVYDNGSKITDNTTIIIDGKKVIITPIAGGVILND